A genome region from Pelodiscus sinensis isolate JC-2024 chromosome 27, ASM4963464v1, whole genome shotgun sequence includes the following:
- the LOC102444600 gene encoding triggering receptor expressed on myeloid cells 2-like isoform X4 translates to MEKLLHLIFLVTFSALCGADNVTVVTGLEGETISIRCAYSPQENKWREKSWCKHVNQTECQHVVSAHRFWLQFLRKRSGNTSIADDVYNGVLTVTMKGLQKQDAGLYQCRTDFLGEARTLQRVKVQVLGGLMETQAPEEPRAEHSISRNRGTRATREESPEESHNLNQHQLLPLTAQEN, encoded by the exons atGGAAAAGCTCCTGCACCTCATCTTCTTGGTCACCTTCTCAG CACTATGCGGGGCAGACAACGTCACGGTGGTGACCGGCCTGGAGGGAGAGACCATTTCCATCAGGTGCGCCTACAGCCCCCAGGAGAACAAGTGGCGAGAGAAGAGCTGGTGCAAGCACGTCAACCAGACCGAGTGCCAGCACGTGGTGAGCGCCCACCGCTTCTGGCTCCAGTTCCTGAGGAAGAGGAGCGGCAACACTTCCATTGCTGACGATGTCTACAACGGGGTCCTCACGGTGACCATGAAGGGGCTCCAGAAGCAGGACGCGGGGCTGTACCAGTGCAGGACAGACTTCCTAGGAGAAGCCAGGACCTTACAGAGGGTGAAAGTGCAAGTGTTGGGAG GTCTCATGGAGACCCAGGCACCAGAAGAGCCCAGAGCTGAGCACAGCATCTCCAG AAATCGGGGGACCAGAGCCACAAGGGAAGAGAGCCCGGAGGAAAGCCACAACCTGAACCAACACCAGCTCCTCCCACTCACAG CACAAGAGAACTGA
- the LOC102444600 gene encoding triggering receptor expressed on myeloid cells 2-like isoform X3 has translation MEKLLHLIFLVTFSALCGADNVTVVTGLEGETISIRCAYSPQENKWREKSWCKHVNQTECQHVVSAHRFWLQFLRKRSGNTSIADDVYNGVLTVTMKGLQKQDAGLYQCRTDFLGEARTLQRVKVQVLGAGLMETQAPEEPRAEHSISRNRGTRATREESPEESHNLNQHQLLPLTAQEN, from the exons atGGAAAAGCTCCTGCACCTCATCTTCTTGGTCACCTTCTCAG CACTATGCGGGGCAGACAACGTCACGGTGGTGACCGGCCTGGAGGGAGAGACCATTTCCATCAGGTGCGCCTACAGCCCCCAGGAGAACAAGTGGCGAGAGAAGAGCTGGTGCAAGCACGTCAACCAGACCGAGTGCCAGCACGTGGTGAGCGCCCACCGCTTCTGGCTCCAGTTCCTGAGGAAGAGGAGCGGCAACACTTCCATTGCTGACGATGTCTACAACGGGGTCCTCACGGTGACCATGAAGGGGCTCCAGAAGCAGGACGCGGGGCTGTACCAGTGCAGGACAGACTTCCTAGGAGAAGCCAGGACCTTACAGAGGGTGAAAGTGCAAGTGTTGGGAG CAGGTCTCATGGAGACCCAGGCACCAGAAGAGCCCAGAGCTGAGCACAGCATCTCCAG AAATCGGGGGACCAGAGCCACAAGGGAAGAGAGCCCGGAGGAAAGCCACAACCTGAACCAACACCAGCTCCTCCCACTCACAG CACAAGAGAACTGA
- the LOC102444600 gene encoding triggering receptor expressed on myeloid cells 2-like isoform X2 produces MEKLLHLIFLVTFSALCGADNVTVVTGLEGETISIRCAYSPQENKWREKSWCKHVNQTECQHVVSAHRFWLQFLRKRSGNTSIADDVYNGVLTVTMKGLQKQDAGLYQCRTDFLGEARTLQRVKVQVLGGLMETQAPEEPRAEHSISSLPETHFNVFYIFAGFLAAKLLTAILIFNVTRNRGTRATREESPEESHNLNQHQLLPLTAQEN; encoded by the exons atGGAAAAGCTCCTGCACCTCATCTTCTTGGTCACCTTCTCAG CACTATGCGGGGCAGACAACGTCACGGTGGTGACCGGCCTGGAGGGAGAGACCATTTCCATCAGGTGCGCCTACAGCCCCCAGGAGAACAAGTGGCGAGAGAAGAGCTGGTGCAAGCACGTCAACCAGACCGAGTGCCAGCACGTGGTGAGCGCCCACCGCTTCTGGCTCCAGTTCCTGAGGAAGAGGAGCGGCAACACTTCCATTGCTGACGATGTCTACAACGGGGTCCTCACGGTGACCATGAAGGGGCTCCAGAAGCAGGACGCGGGGCTGTACCAGTGCAGGACAGACTTCCTAGGAGAAGCCAGGACCTTACAGAGGGTGAAAGTGCAAGTGTTGGGAG GTCTCATGGAGACCCAGGCACCAGAAGAGCCCAGAGCTGAGCACAGCATCTCCAG CCTTCCTGAGACTCATTTCAACGTCTTCTACATCTTTGCGGGATTCCTGGCTGCTAAATTACTGACAGCCATACTCATCTTTAATGTCACCAGAAATCGGGGGACCAGAGCCACAAGGGAAGAGAGCCCGGAGGAAAGCCACAACCTGAACCAACACCAGCTCCTCCCACTCACAG CACAAGAGAACTGA
- the LOC102444600 gene encoding triggering receptor expressed on myeloid cells 2-like isoform X1 — translation MEKLLHLIFLVTFSALCGADNVTVVTGLEGETISIRCAYSPQENKWREKSWCKHVNQTECQHVVSAHRFWLQFLRKRSGNTSIADDVYNGVLTVTMKGLQKQDAGLYQCRTDFLGEARTLQRVKVQVLGAGLMETQAPEEPRAEHSISSLPETHFNVFYIFAGFLAAKLLTAILIFNVTRNRGTRATREESPEESHNLNQHQLLPLTAQEN, via the exons atGGAAAAGCTCCTGCACCTCATCTTCTTGGTCACCTTCTCAG CACTATGCGGGGCAGACAACGTCACGGTGGTGACCGGCCTGGAGGGAGAGACCATTTCCATCAGGTGCGCCTACAGCCCCCAGGAGAACAAGTGGCGAGAGAAGAGCTGGTGCAAGCACGTCAACCAGACCGAGTGCCAGCACGTGGTGAGCGCCCACCGCTTCTGGCTCCAGTTCCTGAGGAAGAGGAGCGGCAACACTTCCATTGCTGACGATGTCTACAACGGGGTCCTCACGGTGACCATGAAGGGGCTCCAGAAGCAGGACGCGGGGCTGTACCAGTGCAGGACAGACTTCCTAGGAGAAGCCAGGACCTTACAGAGGGTGAAAGTGCAAGTGTTGGGAG CAGGTCTCATGGAGACCCAGGCACCAGAAGAGCCCAGAGCTGAGCACAGCATCTCCAG CCTTCCTGAGACTCATTTCAACGTCTTCTACATCTTTGCGGGATTCCTGGCTGCTAAATTACTGACAGCCATACTCATCTTTAATGTCACCAGAAATCGGGGGACCAGAGCCACAAGGGAAGAGAGCCCGGAGGAAAGCCACAACCTGAACCAACACCAGCTCCTCCCACTCACAG CACAAGAGAACTGA
- the LOC102444823 gene encoding polymeric immunoglobulin receptor → MGPFPALLFLLALTGPCMAGKDPDMVRRVQGDTFITGCQYDKTKYSQTEKFWCKALSDLECNILAQSSPGRNYQNTPPKAKISLKDSGTGWISVSMTELRIEDSGIYWCGVSDNLKIIPLIKIKLAVSYEAPVRLSAKKGNSISLTCSYFVMDDSKQPKNFTWCKMVTAIKCQPVISVEFHQIVNTQGRTRIQIDLRKREITVTLVELQLRDSGEYQCEANLPGSTELLKMIGLNVLESYYGTDVAATSHLTDDKGATLPTAARNDEQSWNPEARVNALYIMVAWLGTKFIAALLIFTIACRRSSRAMGQVTHGRNKHQLLPLTESKKGKESSSKTKMW, encoded by the exons ATGGgtcccttcccagccctgctgttcttGCTGGCACTAACAG GGCCCTGCATGGCAGGAAAAGACCCAGATATGGTGAGAAGAGTGCAGGGAGATACTTTCATCACAGGGTGTCAATACGACAAGACCAAGTATTCCCAGACGGAGAAATTCTGGTGCAAGGCGCTGTCAGACTTGGAATGCAATATCCTAGCCCAGAGCTCCCCTGGAAGGAATTACCAAAATACTCCTCCAAAAGCAAAAATCAGCCTAAAAGACTCAGGAACTGGCTGGATTTCTGTGTCCATGACGGAGCTCCGGATAGAGGATTCGGGAATATACTGGTGCGGGGTTTCCGATAATCTGAAGATTATTCCATTGATAAAGATAAAACTGGCAGTGTCTTATGAGG CTCCTGTCAGGCTAtctgcaaaaaaaggaaactccATCTCCCTAACTTGTTCCTATTTTGTAATGGATGACAGCAAGCAACCTAAAAATTTCACCTGGTGCAAGATGGTAACTGCAATCAAGTGTCAACCTGTCATCAGTGTCGAGTTCCATCAGATTGTTAATACACAAGGAAGGACCAGGATACAGATTGATTTGAGGAAACGAGAGATTACCGTGACGCTGGTGGAGCTCCAGCTGCGTGACTCGGGGGAGTATCAGTGTGAGGCCAACCTCCCGGGAAGTACCGAGCTACTGAAGATGATCGGACTGAATGTTTTGG AATCTTATTATGGGACGGATGTTGCGGCTACATCCCATCTCACTGATGACAAGGGGGCCAccctccccactgcagccaggaACGATGAGCAGag CTGGAATCCTGAGGCCAGAGTCAATGCCCTCTATATCATGGTGGCGTGGCTGGGCACTAAGTTCATAGCCGCACTACTGATCTTTACCATCGCctgcaggaggagcagcagagccaTGGGGCAGGTGACCCACGGCAGGAACAAACACCAGCTCCTTCCACTCACAG aatcaaagaaaggaaaggaaagctctAGTAAGACAAAGATGTGgtga